One genomic window of Sphingobacterium oryzagri includes the following:
- a CDS encoding RteC domain-containing protein, translated as MRDQKIQQIYQQMIIDVALINEQMDTSTLSLEKSLGCTVDALEKVRQMIESDGFKDDDEEIYFFKHIKPKFQSWYVYTKELHYLIVATPSGPTEILKQYYMNEINIIHRYFSRYAFAYQYYLSSESAKDSEYFLRRRITAFPQGNEYLHFRKNNFSTEMDYLFAKFMGLEMLADYINSKLKIMTIELEDAIVERISGNRARSWIGDKVELVELAYGFFYSKRINGGDIEISEIIQWLETSFNIDLSQAYRIFTDIKRRKRTSFTKFLDEMGECVRSQITSSFMKKSSAIKRVL; from the coding sequence ATGCGAGATCAAAAAATTCAGCAAATTTATCAACAGATGATAATAGACGTAGCCCTTATTAACGAGCAAATGGATACATCGACTTTGTCCCTGGAAAAGTCCCTCGGATGTACCGTAGACGCATTAGAAAAGGTTCGGCAAATGATAGAATCGGATGGGTTTAAGGACGATGATGAAGAAATTTATTTCTTTAAGCACATTAAACCAAAATTTCAGTCTTGGTATGTTTATACCAAGGAGCTACATTATTTGATAGTTGCGACACCTAGTGGTCCTACAGAGATTTTAAAGCAGTATTATATGAATGAAATCAATATTATTCACCGATACTTTTCCAGATATGCTTTTGCCTACCAATATTATCTATCGAGCGAATCGGCGAAAGATAGCGAGTACTTCCTACGGCGTAGGATAACCGCCTTTCCGCAAGGAAATGAATATCTTCATTTCCGTAAAAATAACTTCAGTACTGAAATGGACTATCTTTTTGCAAAATTCATGGGATTGGAAATGCTGGCAGATTATATAAATAGCAAACTCAAAATCATGACTATCGAACTTGAAGATGCTATAGTAGAACGGATCTCAGGCAATAGGGCGCGATCGTGGATAGGGGATAAGGTAGAGCTTGTAGAACTTGCCTACGGCTTTTTTTACTCCAAGCGGATAAATGGCGGCGATATTGAAATCTCTGAGATCATTCAATGGTTGGAAACCAGTTTCAATATTGATCTCAGCCAAGCCTACAGAATTTTTACGGATATAAAAAGACGTAAACGTACCAGCTTTACCAAATTTCTGGATGAAATGGGTGAGTGTGTGCGATCTCAAATTACATCGAGCTTTATGAAAAAGTCCAGTGCAATTAAACGGGTTCTTTAA
- a CDS encoding helix-turn-helix domain-containing protein, with translation METQKHLFQEIKKRARSPKLWIGELADVLSISRHAVYRRESGDVLLTIQELQKISGYYGILMDTIFRGNDSLVSFRYYNLNIADIDGYIKHLLEIKKHLTTMSFAAKKEIFFRAEDIPMFHLFKYPELTYFKLYVWSQSLKNFDRPLQYEEFLYELKRFGLESLFYDIYKLYTEIPSREIWTNHTTNAMLGLLDYYDQIGSFAEGSSKQKLWSQLNELILALHRWTTSEVKDDKSRFDLYLAPVDMGISQMLSFYDGQSVATVKLHTTNCITTSDSQYIADNLKWVKAIMKKSSCLSRTSEKKRVNFFKDMHRELDDLKVKLLINV, from the coding sequence ATGGAAACTCAAAAACACTTATTTCAGGAGATTAAAAAGCGAGCGCGATCTCCAAAGCTTTGGATCGGCGAGCTAGCCGACGTATTATCCATAAGCAGACATGCCGTCTATCGACGAGAGTCAGGCGATGTACTTCTAACCATCCAGGAGCTACAGAAGATAAGCGGTTACTACGGAATTCTAATGGATACTATATTCCGAGGAAATGACAGCCTGGTAAGCTTTCGGTATTACAACCTCAACATTGCTGATATAGATGGCTACATAAAGCATTTACTGGAAATTAAAAAGCATCTGACCACAATGTCATTTGCTGCAAAGAAAGAAATCTTTTTCCGTGCCGAGGATATTCCTATGTTCCATTTATTCAAATATCCCGAATTGACCTATTTCAAATTGTATGTTTGGAGCCAATCGCTTAAAAATTTTGATCGACCACTTCAATATGAAGAGTTTTTGTATGAACTTAAACGCTTCGGATTGGAATCATTATTTTATGATATCTATAAACTGTACACAGAAATCCCTTCACGAGAAATTTGGACAAATCATACCACAAATGCAATGCTAGGATTGCTCGACTATTATGATCAGATAGGTAGTTTTGCCGAAGGGTCATCTAAACAGAAATTGTGGTCACAGTTGAATGAACTTATTTTGGCGCTCCATCGCTGGACAACCAGCGAGGTAAAGGATGATAAATCAAGGTTTGATCTATACCTGGCGCCTGTAGATATGGGAATAAGTCAAATGCTATCTTTTTACGACGGACAAAGCGTTGCTACAGTAAAACTCCATACCACTAATTGCATAACTACATCAGATAGCCAGTACATTGCTGACAACCTGAAATGGGTAAAAGCAATAATGAAAAAATCTTCCTGCCTTAGTAGGACTTCAGAAAAGAAGAGGGTTAACTTTTTTAAGGATATGCACCGTGAGCTTGATGATCTGAAAGTGAAATTATTAATAAATGTTTAG